In Streptomyces sp. NBC_00448, the following are encoded in one genomic region:
- a CDS encoding MarR family transcriptional regulator, with product MDSTLSGATSTARRRRRLTNRIKEHVRDLNVQLTLLNHQVGAHLDLRDADLECLDLISRHGPTGPTALARRAGLHPATLTGVLDRLERGGWVVRTPNPSDRRAILVQVIKEKEAEIAYLLSGLSHAMDDVCAGYDDDELALIADFLLRSAKAGRIATDELTES from the coding sequence ATGGACTCCACACTGTCCGGGGCGACTTCGACAGCCCGGCGACGCAGACGGCTGACGAACCGCATCAAGGAGCACGTGCGGGACCTCAACGTGCAGCTCACGCTACTCAACCACCAGGTAGGCGCGCACCTGGACCTCCGGGACGCCGACCTGGAGTGCCTGGACCTGATCAGCCGGCACGGCCCCACGGGCCCGACGGCACTGGCCCGGCGCGCGGGGCTCCATCCGGCCACGCTCACCGGCGTGCTGGACCGGCTGGAACGCGGCGGGTGGGTGGTACGCACCCCCAACCCGAGCGACCGCCGGGCGATACTGGTCCAAGTGATCAAGGAGAAGGAAGCCGAGATCGCATACCTCCTCTCCGGCCTCAGCCACGCCATGGACGACGTGTGCGCGGGGTACGACGACGATGAACTGGCGCTGATAGCCGATTTCCTGCTGCGCAGCGCCAAGGCGGGGCGGATCGCCACGGACGAGCTCACCGAAAGCTGA
- a CDS encoding class II fructose-bisphosphate aldolase — MPTAATAELVLAAHASGGGVAAFNVITLEHAEAITAAAEQTGLPVILQISENAVKFHSGRLDGVLAGAAAVAAAASVPVSLHLDHVEDEALLRAGVAAGVTSVMFDASVLPYEQNVSATARITEFAHTHGVWVEAELGEVGGKDGAHAPGVRTDPAEAASFTAATGVDSLAVAVGSSHAMTERTAHLDHELIGRLRESVGVPLVLHGSSGVSDGELRRAVAAGMSKVNIGTALNIAFTTAVRDHLAANPTAVDPRRYLRPARDAMTATAAHMLRVVAGEPEQMD; from the coding sequence ATGCCGACCGCCGCCACCGCCGAACTCGTCCTCGCCGCCCACGCGTCCGGTGGTGGCGTGGCCGCCTTCAACGTGATCACCCTGGAGCACGCCGAGGCGATCACCGCCGCCGCCGAGCAGACCGGCCTGCCCGTCATCCTCCAGATCAGCGAGAACGCCGTGAAGTTCCACAGCGGCCGCCTCGACGGTGTGCTCGCCGGCGCGGCTGCCGTCGCCGCAGCAGCATCCGTGCCCGTCTCCCTCCATCTGGACCACGTGGAGGACGAGGCGCTTCTCCGTGCCGGGGTCGCCGCCGGCGTGACCTCGGTGATGTTCGACGCGTCCGTCCTGCCCTACGAGCAGAACGTCAGCGCCACCGCCCGCATCACCGAGTTCGCCCACACCCACGGGGTGTGGGTGGAAGCCGAACTCGGCGAGGTCGGCGGCAAGGACGGTGCGCACGCCCCGGGAGTGCGCACCGACCCGGCGGAAGCGGCATCCTTCACCGCCGCCACTGGTGTGGACTCACTGGCCGTCGCGGTCGGCAGTTCGCACGCCATGACCGAGCGCACTGCCCACCTCGACCACGAACTCATCGGCCGGCTGCGCGAGTCCGTGGGCGTGCCGCTGGTCCTGCACGGCTCGTCCGGTGTGTCCGACGGCGAACTGCGGCGGGCGGTCGCCGCAGGAATGTCGAAGGTCAATATCGGCACGGCACTCAACATCGCCTTCACCACCGCCGTACGCGACCATCTCGCAGCCAACCCCACGGCGGTCGACCCGCGCCGCTACCTGCGCCCGGCACGCGACGCGATGACGGCCACCGCCGCCCACATGCTGCGAGTCGTGGCCGGCGAGCCCGAGCAGATGGACTGA
- a CDS encoding SDR family NAD(P)-dependent oxidoreductase: MAENGTAVRDIVVTGGGTGIGLAIAIRFAEDGHRVTIVGRRREVLHAAADELRTERGLDVTPVVCDLADPDDVEAVLSRLPERVDVLINSAGSRELAVGAGPHGLLARWRGDFERNVLTAVLLTESLRDRFTDGGRVVTVTSVAALRGGGSYGASKAALHAWNHSLAAQLGPQGVTCNIVAPGTVAGTEFFGSRLNDAELTRRAGRTLVGRVGRPADVAAAVLFLASPEAGFVTGEILQCNGGELLGR, encoded by the coding sequence ATGGCAGAGAACGGGACAGCGGTCCGGGACATCGTGGTGACCGGTGGCGGCACGGGCATCGGCCTGGCCATCGCGATCCGGTTCGCGGAGGACGGCCACCGCGTCACGATCGTCGGCCGCCGCCGCGAGGTCCTGCACGCCGCCGCGGACGAGTTGCGTACCGAACGCGGCCTGGATGTCACTCCCGTCGTCTGCGATCTGGCCGATCCCGACGACGTGGAGGCAGTCCTGTCGCGACTGCCCGAGCGGGTCGACGTCCTGATCAACAGTGCGGGCAGCCGTGAACTCGCGGTCGGCGCCGGCCCGCACGGGCTGCTGGCGCGCTGGCGTGGCGACTTCGAGCGGAATGTTCTGACGGCGGTACTGCTCACCGAGTCGTTGCGGGACCGCTTCACCGACGGCGGCCGCGTCGTGACGGTGACTTCGGTCGCCGCACTGCGCGGCGGTGGCTCCTACGGGGCCTCCAAGGCCGCTCTGCACGCCTGGAACCACTCCCTGGCCGCCCAACTCGGTCCGCAGGGCGTCACGTGCAACATCGTGGCTCCTGGGACGGTGGCGGGTACCGAGTTCTTCGGGTCGCGGCTCAACGACGCCGAGCTGACCCGGCGGGCCGGGCGCACCCTGGTCGGCCGGGTCGGGCGGCCTGCGGATGTTGCGGCGGCAGTGCTCTTCCTGGCCTCCCCGGAGGCGGGCTTCGTCACCGGGGAGATCCTCCAGTGCAACGGCGGCGAGTTGCTCGGGCGCTGA
- a CDS encoding alpha/beta fold hydrolase, whose translation MATADLDGVALHYEVRGTGPRLLFLNGSGGTLAEAAPLITPLTSRFEVAAFDQRGMGRSAPAAGPYGMADLGAEAAALADHLGWPAFRLLGFSFGGMVAQELAVTRPGRVERLALLCTSSGGRGGSSFPLHTLGQLSPGERETRYARLLDTRFTAEWLAGHPGDRALVAPMRGRLTSDKPDRIRRGEDFQLRARADHDVYDRLAAVTCPTLVAAGRYDGIAPVANSEAIARAVPDAELRLFDGGHLFPFQDPTALPAIVDFLSR comes from the coding sequence ATGGCCACCGCCGACCTTGACGGAGTCGCCCTCCACTACGAGGTGAGGGGCACGGGACCGCGGCTGCTGTTCCTCAACGGGTCCGGCGGGACGCTCGCCGAGGCGGCGCCCCTGATCACGCCCCTGACCAGCCGCTTCGAGGTGGCCGCCTTCGACCAGCGAGGCATGGGCCGGTCGGCGCCCGCCGCCGGGCCGTACGGCATGGCCGACCTCGGTGCGGAGGCGGCGGCGCTCGCCGACCACCTCGGCTGGCCGGCGTTCCGGCTGCTCGGTTTCAGCTTCGGCGGGATGGTCGCCCAGGAACTTGCCGTCACCCGACCGGGCCGGGTCGAGCGACTGGCGCTGCTGTGCACTTCGTCCGGCGGCCGCGGCGGCTCCTCCTTCCCGCTGCACACGCTGGGCCAACTCTCGCCGGGCGAGCGGGAGACCCGGTACGCGCGCCTCCTCGACACCCGCTTCACCGCCGAATGGCTGGCCGGCCACCCCGGCGACCGCGCTCTGGTCGCCCCGATGCGCGGTCGGCTGACGTCGGACAAGCCGGACCGGATACGGCGCGGCGAGGACTTCCAGTTGCGTGCGCGGGCGGATCACGACGTGTACGACCGGCTCGCGGCGGTCACCTGCCCGACGCTGGTCGCCGCCGGTCGCTACGACGGCATCGCGCCGGTCGCCAACAGCGAGGCCATCGCCCGGGCCGTTCCTGACGCCGAACTGCGGCTTTTCGACGGCGGGCACCTCTTCCCGTTCCAGGACCCCACCGCGCTGCCGGCGATCGTCGACTTCCTCTCCCGGTGA
- a CDS encoding TMEM175 family protein: MENEQVADERATDRLILFSDAVVAIAITLLALELPVPAGRDVSEFWKSVREHDGHYLAFLISFAVISASWGQHHRVYRAVARVDAPLRTINMLWLLMIVLNPLATKMLTTEDHDSVATHALRFGFYALLQVIAGLALLAATRRLTEQRLRIGGAPAPSGPGDGRDLHGVIIGFALSIPVFFATTYGWVLWIICPFAANRLGSRVRGRQRADQTA, translated from the coding sequence ATGGAGAACGAACAGGTCGCGGACGAGCGCGCCACGGATCGGCTGATCCTCTTCTCCGACGCGGTCGTCGCGATCGCCATCACCCTGCTCGCGCTGGAACTCCCCGTCCCGGCCGGGCGCGACGTCTCGGAGTTCTGGAAGTCGGTGCGCGAACACGACGGCCACTACCTGGCGTTCCTGATCAGCTTCGCCGTCATCTCGGCGTCGTGGGGCCAGCACCACCGCGTCTACCGCGCCGTCGCCCGCGTCGACGCGCCGCTGCGGACGATCAACATGCTCTGGCTGCTGATGATCGTCCTGAACCCGCTCGCGACCAAGATGCTCACCACGGAGGATCACGACAGTGTCGCCACGCACGCCCTGCGCTTCGGGTTCTACGCACTCCTGCAGGTGATCGCCGGTCTCGCGCTGCTCGCGGCGACCCGCCGCCTGACCGAGCAGCGCCTGCGCATAGGAGGCGCCCCGGCACCCTCCGGCCCGGGCGACGGCCGCGACCTGCACGGCGTCATCATCGGGTTCGCCCTCTCGATCCCGGTCTTCTTCGCGACCACCTACGGATGGGTGCTCTGGATCATCTGCCCCTTCGCCGCCAACCGTCTCGGCTCCCGCGTCCGCGGCCGCCAACGCGCCGACCAGACGGCCTGA
- a CDS encoding DedA family protein produces the protein MDVALNVSSLDFTSGLAEHLRGGNVFWAYALLAATTAPPLVPNAVLLVTGGVMAAEGRLDIALVLLVVAGSAVLGDMLLHRAGRALSGRVLQRMRRRPRQAALLKWAALRIQRHGVPFVIGVRFLPSGRVIGGLAAGVVRYPARRYAMGAGVAEAVWASYSVGAGYISGRAASNSFYALSLGLGISLLVAGVGTIVQWVSRGRDRSRGETARPSPVVAASLVVGVGGGAAGVATVAGGSGGTLAPNPLPPPAPAAAASPVPVPPERPPPLSVPTEGREILPSPLPPPDNDADDSSCPLTGRGT, from the coding sequence ATGGACGTTGCACTGAACGTGTCGTCATTGGACTTCACCTCAGGTCTCGCCGAGCACCTGCGGGGTGGCAACGTCTTCTGGGCGTACGCGCTGCTGGCCGCGACGACGGCTCCGCCGCTCGTACCCAACGCCGTGTTGCTCGTCACCGGCGGTGTGATGGCGGCTGAGGGCCGCCTGGACATCGCCCTCGTGCTTCTCGTGGTGGCGGGCAGCGCGGTCCTCGGCGACATGCTGCTGCACCGCGCCGGACGCGCGCTCAGCGGCCGGGTACTCCAACGCATGCGCCGCCGGCCCCGCCAGGCGGCCCTCCTCAAATGGGCGGCCCTGCGCATTCAGCGACACGGAGTGCCCTTCGTCATAGGTGTCCGCTTCCTGCCCAGCGGCCGGGTGATAGGCGGCCTGGCGGCGGGCGTCGTACGCTATCCGGCTCGGCGGTACGCGATGGGTGCGGGCGTGGCGGAGGCGGTGTGGGCGTCATATTCGGTGGGGGCCGGATACATCAGCGGTCGGGCCGCCTCGAACTCGTTCTACGCGCTCTCCCTGGGACTCGGCATATCCCTGCTGGTCGCGGGGGTCGGCACGATCGTCCAGTGGGTCTCGCGCGGCCGGGACCGCAGCCGCGGTGAAACCGCCCGGCCCTCGCCCGTCGTCGCGGCGTCCCTCGTGGTCGGCGTGGGTGGCGGTGCGGCCGGCGTCGCGACGGTTGCCGGTGGTTCTGGCGGCACCTTGGCGCCGAACCCGCTCCCGCCCCCGGCACCGGCCGCAGCGGCTTCCCCGGTGCCCGTCCCACCCGAGCGACCACCGCCCCTCTCGGTGCCGACTGAGGGCAGGGAGATTCTGCCCTCCCCCCTGCCGCCCCCGGACAACGACGCGGATGACAGTTCCTGTCCGCTGACCGGGCGCGGCACGTAG
- a CDS encoding SigB/SigF/SigG family RNA polymerase sigma factor yields the protein MPTPAHAPASPRGRHPHDDAPDTAEAFRRLARLPDGASKERLRQEIATDWLPMAHRLAGRYRNRGESLDDLRQVAALGLVKAVSRYDPARGTAFESYAVPTIDGEIKRHFRDCMWSVHVPRRVQALRARVRAAHQELAQSRPGREPTAAEIAEHADLTEQEAAAGLEALESFSSLSLDAQCRQPMETGPMSLADTLGAPDPALDVVLDREAVKPQLCRLPERERHILYLRFFRGMTQSMIADQLGISQMHVSRLISRSCSAIRAEVVGAELAVDAAEDEAGGSGTDRAVTEYDRTAAPKADSPPQRRAA from the coding sequence ATGCCCACACCCGCGCACGCACCCGCTTCCCCGCGCGGCAGGCATCCGCACGACGACGCCCCCGACACCGCCGAGGCGTTCCGCCGCCTCGCCCGGCTGCCGGACGGCGCATCCAAGGAACGACTGCGCCAGGAGATCGCCACGGACTGGCTGCCGATGGCACACCGCCTGGCCGGCCGCTACCGCAACCGCGGCGAGTCACTGGACGACCTGCGGCAGGTGGCCGCACTCGGCCTGGTCAAGGCCGTGAGCCGGTACGACCCGGCGCGCGGCACCGCCTTCGAGAGCTACGCGGTGCCGACCATAGACGGCGAGATCAAGCGGCACTTCCGCGACTGCATGTGGTCGGTGCACGTACCGCGCCGGGTGCAGGCACTACGGGCCCGGGTGCGGGCCGCGCACCAGGAACTGGCGCAGAGCCGACCGGGCCGGGAACCCACCGCGGCCGAGATCGCCGAGCACGCCGACCTCACCGAACAGGAAGCCGCCGCCGGCCTGGAGGCGCTGGAGAGCTTCAGCTCGCTGTCGCTCGACGCGCAGTGCCGGCAGCCGATGGAAACCGGGCCCATGTCCCTGGCCGACACGCTGGGCGCCCCGGACCCCGCGCTGGACGTCGTCCTCGACCGCGAGGCGGTCAAGCCGCAGCTGTGCCGCCTGCCTGAACGCGAGCGTCACATCCTCTATCTGCGCTTCTTCCGCGGTATGACCCAGAGCATGATCGCCGACCAGCTCGGCATATCCCAGATGCACGTGTCACGACTGATCAGCCGGTCCTGTTCGGCGATCCGCGCGGAGGTCGTCGGAGCCGAGCTGGCCGTGGACGCGGCCGAGGATGAAGCCGGAGGCAGCGGCACCGACCGGGCCGTGACCGAATACGACCGGACGGCCGCCCCGAAGGCCGACTCCCCGCCGCAGCGGCGCGCCGCCTGA
- a CDS encoding phospholipase D-like domain-containing protein codes for MSRPHIRPACLLAAAVLVAGTAGAVGTAGTAGAATTGAATTRTGANGAATTTAAAGPAAATPSAVTYTLVTEPSAGYGAIYDLIGSATTSIDLTMYELTDTTAEHDLAAAAARGVTVRVILDQNLEKSNNTAAYTYLNSNGVPTHWASTSYAATHQKTLTVDDATTAIMSGNLTSQYYSTSRDFAVIENNSLDVKAIEKVFEADYAGTAITPTDGDHLVWSPTDAQSKILAIINGATTSLSVENEEMGYATVVTALENAAKRGVNVEVTMTNDDNEYADEFDALTAAGVHVRTYAYTASLYIHAKAIVADYGTSAATVDVGSQNFSSASLNKNRELGFITTSAPIISGINTALASDYAGGTAWS; via the coding sequence ATGTCCCGCCCGCACATCCGTCCCGCCTGTCTGCTCGCGGCCGCTGTCCTGGTCGCGGGAACGGCCGGCGCCGTCGGCACGGCAGGAACCGCCGGAGCCGCCACGACCGGAGCCGCAACGACCCGGACCGGCGCGAACGGTGCCGCCACGACGACCGCGGCCGCCGGACCGGCCGCCGCCACCCCCTCGGCGGTCACGTACACCCTGGTCACCGAGCCGTCCGCTGGTTACGGCGCCATCTACGACCTGATCGGCTCGGCGACGACCAGCATCGACCTCACGATGTACGAACTGACCGACACCACCGCCGAGCACGACCTCGCAGCGGCCGCGGCCCGCGGGGTGACCGTCCGGGTGATCCTCGACCAGAACCTGGAGAAGTCCAACAACACCGCGGCGTACACCTATCTCAACTCCAACGGTGTGCCGACCCACTGGGCCTCCACCAGCTACGCCGCCACCCACCAGAAGACCCTCACGGTCGACGACGCCACCACCGCCATCATGAGCGGCAACCTGACCAGCCAGTACTACTCCACCAGCCGCGACTTCGCCGTCATCGAGAACAACTCCCTCGATGTCAAGGCGATCGAGAAGGTCTTCGAGGCCGACTACGCGGGCACCGCGATCACCCCCACCGACGGCGACCACCTGGTGTGGAGCCCCACTGACGCCCAGTCGAAGATCCTGGCGATCATCAACGGTGCCACCACCAGCCTGTCGGTGGAGAACGAGGAGATGGGCTACGCCACCGTCGTCACCGCGCTGGAGAACGCCGCCAAGCGCGGCGTGAACGTCGAGGTCACCATGACCAACGATGACAACGAGTACGCCGACGAGTTCGACGCCCTCACCGCGGCCGGCGTCCACGTCCGCACCTATGCCTACACCGCGTCCCTCTACATCCATGCCAAGGCGATCGTCGCCGACTACGGCACCAGCGCCGCCACCGTCGACGTCGGCTCCCAGAACTTCTCCAGCGCCTCCCTCAACAAGAACCGCGAACTCGGCTTCATCACCACGTCCGCACCGATCATCTCCGGTATCAACACGGCACTCGCCTCCGACTACGCCGGCGGCACCGCCTGGTCCTGA
- a CDS encoding AraC family transcriptional regulator yields the protein MRAVFEYVVPTAPLSWKLFARREARFDFQWHFHHEYELTLIVRGNGTRIVGDCVQPYEPGDLTLIGPQMPHTYVSTPGQVGRVGPVGPEAVVAQFRRDFLGPDFFDRPEFADVARLLERAARGLHFPSRSAAPAERVEPAGPGGRTEPFDPTGLTALPNLPPPERTLALLRLLVDLSTREPAIPLAGARHVPALNRASGDRVDAIVGLLHACYTRPIGLDEIAEAAHMSPTSVSRFFRRTTGTTLTDYLNRLRIEVACHLLRDTDRRVADIAADCGYANLANFNRRFRQFKGLPPREYRAGFRTP from the coding sequence ATGCGCGCGGTATTCGAGTACGTCGTCCCCACCGCACCGCTGAGTTGGAAGCTCTTCGCGCGCCGCGAAGCCCGCTTCGACTTCCAGTGGCACTTCCACCACGAGTACGAGTTGACGCTGATCGTGCGCGGCAACGGCACCCGCATCGTCGGCGACTGCGTACAGCCTTACGAGCCGGGCGACTTGACGCTGATCGGCCCGCAGATGCCGCATACGTACGTCTCGACGCCCGGGCAGGTGGGGCGGGTCGGACCGGTCGGGCCGGAGGCGGTCGTCGCGCAGTTCCGGCGGGACTTCCTCGGGCCCGACTTCTTCGACCGCCCCGAGTTCGCCGATGTGGCGCGGTTGCTCGAACGGGCTGCCCGCGGGCTCCACTTCCCGTCGCGCTCGGCCGCGCCGGCCGAGCGGGTGGAGCCGGCCGGACCTGGCGGGCGGACCGAACCGTTCGATCCGACCGGTCTCACCGCCCTGCCCAACCTCCCGCCACCCGAACGCACCCTCGCGCTGCTTCGCCTCCTCGTCGACCTGTCCACCCGCGAGCCGGCGATCCCGCTGGCCGGCGCCCGGCACGTGCCCGCCCTCAATCGCGCCTCGGGCGACCGTGTCGATGCGATCGTGGGGCTGCTGCACGCGTGCTACACCCGCCCGATCGGCCTGGACGAGATCGCCGAGGCCGCCCACATGTCACCCACGTCGGTGAGCCGCTTCTTCCGCCGCACCACCGGCACGACCCTCACCGACTACCTCAACCGCCTGCGGATCGAGGTGGCCTGCCATCTGCTGCGCGACACCGACCGGCGGGTCGCCGACATCGCCGCCGACTGCGGCTACGCCAACCTCGCCAACTTCAACCGCAGGTTCCGCCAGTTCAAGGGGCTGCCGCCGCGGGAGTACCGCGCCGGGTTCCGCACGCCGTAG
- a CDS encoding SIS domain-containing protein, producing the protein MAAPSLTTTEITTQPDCWQRAADLAPGQSGKLPARGERVAVIGCGTSWFMAQSYATLRESTGHGETDAFAASEFPLGRNYDRVLAITRSGTTTEVLRACEQLLGSTPVTAITADPKTPVMQAADEIVVLDFADEQSVVQTRFATTALALLRAHLGEDLTTAIADARTAVSDELAPEALAAEQITFLGTGWTYGLAQEAALKMREAAGAWTEAYPAMEYRHGPISITGPGRVAWSFGPLPDGLAANVAAVGGHLEHRPAADPLADLIRAQRLAVAIAEAKGYDPDRPRNLTRSVILS; encoded by the coding sequence ATGGCCGCCCCATCCCTGACCACCACCGAGATCACCACCCAGCCCGACTGCTGGCAGCGCGCGGCCGACCTCGCCCCGGGGCAGTCCGGCAAACTGCCGGCCCGAGGCGAACGGGTCGCGGTCATCGGCTGCGGCACTTCCTGGTTCATGGCCCAGTCCTACGCCACCCTGCGCGAGAGCACCGGGCACGGCGAGACCGACGCCTTCGCCGCCTCCGAGTTCCCGCTCGGCCGCAACTACGACCGGGTGCTCGCGATCACCCGCTCCGGCACGACCACCGAAGTACTCAGGGCCTGCGAGCAGTTGCTCGGCTCCACTCCGGTCACCGCCATCACCGCCGACCCGAAGACCCCGGTGATGCAGGCCGCCGACGAGATCGTCGTCCTCGACTTCGCCGACGAGCAGTCCGTGGTGCAGACCCGCTTCGCCACCACTGCGCTGGCCCTGCTCCGCGCCCACCTCGGTGAGGACCTCACCACCGCGATCGCCGACGCCCGCACCGCCGTCAGCGACGAACTGGCACCCGAGGCACTCGCCGCCGAGCAGATCACCTTCCTCGGCACCGGTTGGACCTACGGCCTGGCCCAGGAGGCCGCGCTGAAGATGCGCGAGGCCGCCGGCGCCTGGACCGAGGCGTACCCGGCCATGGAGTACCGCCACGGCCCGATCAGCATCACCGGCCCCGGCCGCGTCGCCTGGTCCTTCGGCCCGCTGCCCGACGGCCTGGCCGCGAACGTCGCCGCCGTCGGCGGCCACCTCGAGCACCGGCCCGCCGCCGATCCTCTGGCCGACCTGATCCGCGCCCAGCGCCTCGCCGTCGCGATCGCCGAGGCCAAGGGATACGACCCTGACCGTCCGCGCAACCTGACCCGCTCGGTCATCCTCTCGTGA
- a CDS encoding phytanoyl-CoA dioxygenase family protein, with translation MTPTPEEELSTPYVIEPAAVRRFHEEGFAKLSGVLAASTVEAYEPEITAKVVELNTQHLPLAERDTYGRAFLQVTNLWQHSAKVRELVFSRRLAGIAAALLGVPSVRLYHDQALYKEPGGGITPWHADQYYWPLSSDRTVTVWLPLQETPAEMGPLSFAAGSHRFAFGRDLPISDDSERALRQALATQDFPVEETPYRLGDASFHGGWTFHRAAPNHSATARRVMTVIYMAADITAAEPTNDFQRSDLAMWLPGTEVGDVPVSPLNPVLYG, from the coding sequence ATGACGCCGACGCCCGAGGAAGAGCTGAGCACTCCGTACGTCATCGAACCGGCCGCGGTCCGCCGGTTCCACGAGGAGGGCTTCGCCAAGCTGTCCGGGGTGCTTGCTGCCAGCACCGTCGAGGCATATGAACCGGAAATCACCGCCAAGGTCGTGGAGTTGAACACCCAGCACCTGCCGCTGGCCGAACGCGACACGTACGGCAGGGCGTTCCTCCAGGTCACCAACTTGTGGCAGCACAGCGCGAAGGTACGCGAGCTGGTCTTCTCGCGGCGACTGGCCGGCATCGCCGCCGCACTGCTCGGCGTTCCGTCGGTACGCCTCTACCACGACCAGGCGCTGTACAAGGAGCCCGGCGGCGGCATCACCCCGTGGCACGCCGACCAGTACTACTGGCCGCTGTCGAGCGACCGGACGGTGACCGTGTGGCTGCCGCTCCAGGAGACGCCCGCCGAGATGGGTCCGCTGTCGTTCGCGGCGGGCAGTCACCGCTTCGCGTTCGGCCGCGACCTGCCGATCAGCGACGACTCCGAGCGCGCGCTGCGGCAGGCACTCGCCACGCAGGACTTCCCGGTGGAGGAGACTCCTTACCGCCTCGGCGACGCCAGCTTCCACGGCGGCTGGACCTTCCACCGGGCCGCCCCGAACCACTCCGCGACCGCCCGTCGGGTGATGACCGTGATCTACATGGCCGCCGACATCACCGCGGCCGAGCCGACGAACGACTTCCAGCGATCCGACCTGGCCATGTGGCTGCCGGGCACGGAGGTGGGCGACGTGCCGGTGTCACCGCTGAACCCGGTGCTCTACGGCTGA
- a CDS encoding MarR family transcriptional regulator, with the protein MTDRTLWSYADIAAHIRVQVDTVRSYRKHGHLPDPDVVRGGKPFWYADTIRSWSARRPGNRGRRDPG; encoded by the coding sequence ATGACCGATCGGACTCTGTGGTCGTACGCGGACATCGCAGCCCATATCCGCGTGCAGGTCGACACCGTGCGCTCCTACCGCAAACACGGGCACCTGCCGGACCCCGACGTGGTGCGGGGCGGGAAGCCCTTCTGGTACGCGGACACGATTCGGTCGTGGAGCGCCAGGCGCCCAGGCAACAGGGGACGCCGGGACCCCGGCTGA